Within Desulfurobacterium thermolithotrophum DSM 11699, the genomic segment TGCCAATCCCTTGACAGTTTCGTCGTTAAGACCAAGGTTTAAAATAGTATCCATCATTCCTGGCATTGAAACAGGAGCTCCAGATCTTACAGAAACAAGAAGAGGATTTTCCTTAGAACCAAACTTTTTCCCTATCTCCTCTTCTATCTTTGCAAGTCCTTCGAGGACTTGCTTCCACATCCCTTCAGGAAACTGACATCCCTTTTCAAAGTACTCTTTACAAACTTCAGTTGTTATAGTTATTCCTGGAGGTACTGGTAAACCTAAGTTTGTCATTTCAGCAAGGTTTGCTCCCTTGCCACCAAGAAGCAACTTCATATCAGCTTTTCCTTCAGCTTTTCCACCACCAAAGTAGTAAACCATTTTTTTTGACATCTTCCTGCCCCCTTAAGAAGCTATTTTTGAAAAGTCTGCTATGCTAAGAAGTTCGTTAGCTATTGTTTTAAGAAGGCTTAGCCTTCTATTTTTTACGTTTTCATCTTTATCCATGACCATAACATTTTCAAAGAAAGCATCTACAAAAGGCTTGAGTTCTTTAATGAGAAGAAGAGCTTCTCTATAGTTTTTAGAAGAAATTAACTTTGAAAGTTTTTCCTTTATTAAAAGGAATTTTTCATAAAGTTCAGTTTCATACTTTCCTTCCGGTTCAAAATCAACAGCTTCAAAGCCTTTAGGAATAATGTTTACAACTCTTCTTAAAGTAACAAGAACGTTTTCAAATTCTTCACTCTTTCTTAAAGTTTCTATAGCTTCTATCCTAAGAAGAGCATCATAAAGGTCATCAGTTATAGAAAGAATTGCTTCAATTGTATCGATTTTAAATCCTCTTTCACGTAGTAAAACTTTAAACCTTTCCTTCACAAACTCAAGAACTTCCTGCGGAGCACTCTCTGATAGCTTTAAACCTAAATCCTCATAAATTTCTTTTGCCTTCTGAAAAACAGGCAGAAGATTCAAATGAATTCTGTTTTCAAGAATTGTTTGAATTAATCCAATTGCATTTCTTCTTAAAGAATAAGGATCTGCTGAGCCAGTAGGTCTTATTCCGACTCCAAAGAAGCCAATAAGATTGTCAATCTTTTCAGAAAGAGAAAGAGATATTCCTACTTCTCCCCTTGCTACTACATCTCCTGAAAATCTTGGGAAGTACTGCTCTTCAATGGCAGTTGCTACACTTTCATCTTCCCCATCAAGAAGAGCATAGTACTTACCCATTGTTCCTTGAAGTTCTGGAAACTCATTCACCATTTCAGTAAGAAGATCTGCTTTAGAAAGTAAGGCAGCTCTTTCTACCTTTTCTTTAACCCTTCCTTTACCTGTAGATTCAGCAACAAAAGGAGCTAGAAGCTCCAATCTTTTTGTTTTATCAAACATTGTTCCAAGCTTCTCATGAAAGACAATACCATTTAGTTGAGGTACTCTTTCTTCAAGCGTTTTCTTTCTGTCTTCATTAAAAAAGAAAAGAGCATCTTTTAATCTTGCCCGTAAGACTTTTTCATATCCCTTACGAATAACACTCTCATCAGCAGGTTTTATGTTCGAAATACCAATAAAATAGTTTTTAAGATTTCCATCGTTATCAACAACAGAGAAAAACTTTTGGTGGTCTTTCATAACAACTATAGGAACTTCTTTTGGAAGGTTTAAGAACTCTTTGTCAAAGCTACCAAGTATTGGATACGGATATTCAACAAGATTTGTTACTTCTTCAAGAAGATCTTCATCTTTTAAAAGTTCTCCCCCTACCTTTTTAGCTAAAGTTTCAGAAACATCTAAAATTATAGATTTTCTTTTCTCAATATCAGCAACCACAAACTTTTCTTCAAGTCCATTTATAAATTCGTTTACGTTCTCAACTTCAAAACCATTAGGTGTAAGAAATCTATGACCGTAAGAAATATTACTACTTTTTATTCCATCAACTTCAAAGGTAACTATTTCCCTTCCATAAACTGCAAGTATCCATCTGATAGGCCTTCCAAACCTAACTTTTTTACTTCCCCATCTCATACTCTTTTTGAATGGAATTGAAAGAATAAGTTGAGGAAGGATGAGCGCTAATATCTCTTTAGCAGGTTTTCCTTTAACGAGTTTTTTTATAGCTACATATTCTCCTTTTTTACCTAGAGGATTAGAAACTTTAATTAGTTCTTCTACAGCAACCCCTTTTGATCTTGCAAAACCAATTGCTGCCTTTGTAGGATTTCCTTCACTATCAAAAGCTGCCTTTACAGAAGGTCCTACAAGGAGCTCCTCTCTATCTGGCTGAACTTCTGGTATGTCGTAAGCAAGTAAAATCAAGCGTCTTGGTGTTCCAAAAGTTTCTATTTCAGACGGTTTGAGAAATGCGTCCTCAAGTCTTTTGCTTAATTCTGTTTTTAAAAAGTCAAGAGCTGGTTTTATAAAAGAAGCTGGAAGCTCTTCGCACCCTATTTCAAGCAGTAAATTCTGTGCCTTCACTTTTTACCTCTTCACTTTCAAGTTCTAAGTACTTTTTTGCACATTTTCCAGCCAACTTTCTAACTCTTCCGATAAAAGCTGCTCTTTCAGCAACTGAAATAGCTCCTCTTGCATCAAGAAGATTGAAAATATGAGAACACTTTAAACAACAGTCGTAAGCAGGAAGGACAAGTCCCTCTTCAACAAGTCTGAGAGATTCTTTTTCGTACATGTTAAAAAGCTCAAAAAGCATTTCAACATCAGCTTTCTCAAAATTGTAAACAGACCATTGGTATTCATTTTCTTTATAAAGATCTCCGTACTTTACACCTTCTGTCCATACTATATCGTAAACGCTATCGACTTCTTGAATATACATAGCTATTCTTTCTAAACCGTATGTAATTTCAACGGAAACAGGATCTAAAGTAATTCCTCCAGCCTGTTGAAAATAGGTAAACTGAGTTATCTCCATTCCGTCAAGCCAGACTTCCCAACCAAGTCCCCACGCACCAAGAGTTGGAGATTCCCAATCATCTTCAACAAATCTAATATCATGTTCAGTAAGTTTTATTCCAAGAGCTTCAAGACTTCCAAGATAGAGCTCTTGAGAGTTTTCTGGTGAAGGTTTTAGAATAACTTGAAATTGAAAATAGTGTTGAAGCCTATTAGGATTTTCTCCATACCTTCCATCAGCCGGACGACGACAAGGCTGAACATAAGCAACGTTCCAAGGCTTTTTATCAAGCACTTTTAAAAATGTAAAAGGGTGCATTGTTCCAGCACCCTGTTCAACATCATAACTTGAAGCAATAATGCATCCTTTAGATGCCCAATAGTTTTCAAGAGTAAATATTATCTCCTGGAAAGTCAAGGTTCCTCTCCTGAAATAAATTATAATGAGTGTCAGCGTAATTTTAATTTGTAAAATTTTTTCAGTCAAATTAAGGAGGATTGATGAGTTCTGCTATTGTCATACTTTCGGGAGGTCTTGACTCCACTACTGCTTTATACTGGGCAAAGAAAAACTTTAATAAAGTTTTTGCAATTACATTTTACTATGGTCAAAGACACTCTTTAGAAGTAGAAATGGCAAGAATAATTGCAAAAAAGGCAAAAGTGGAAGAGCATATCCTCTTTGAAGTTGATATTTCCAAATTTGGAGGATCTGCATTAACGGATAAAAATTTAGAAGTTCCTGAAACACAATCAATTGAAGAGATAAAGGAAAGGGGGATTCCAATTACTTATGTTCCTTTCCGAAACGGCATATTCCTTTCAATAGCAGCAGCTTACGCTGAAACTAAGAATACAACAAACTTAGTTGGCGGCTGGAATGCAGTAGACTATAGTGGCTATCCAGACTGTAGGCCAGAATTTTTGGCTGCAATGGAAGAAGCTTTAAACAAGGGTACAAAACTTGGTTCAGAAGGAAAAAGTTGGAAAATTCACGCACCTCTTATTAATTTAACAAAAGGGGAAATTATAAAACTTGGTCTTTCTCTTGGAGCTGATTACTCCTACTCAATTTCCTGTTATAGAGGAACAGAAGTTCCCTGTGGAAAATGCGATAGCTGTGTCTTGAGAGCAAAGGGTTGGATGGAGGTAGGAAAGGAAGATCATCTTATTGAAAGGTTAAAGAGAGAAGGAAAAGTATAGAATTTCAGAAAATTTCTGAAGTAACTTCAGAAATCACTGCATTTGATGTAAATAGTCCTTTTTTACCAAGTTTTAGGATAGGCTCTTTAAAAATTAGGAATTCTTCTTCTATCAAAATTCTTATCTTGTTGCTTTTTTCAATAGCTTTCTTAAACGAGTCAAGAAGCTGTATCCTTTCTAAGTTAACACCCTCAATAAGTCTTAATCCCATTATTAATTTAAGCTCTTTTTCCTCTTTTTCAGAATAAATAGTTTCTTCTTTCTCAGGAAGCTCTTTCCTATATAAGGTTGCTTTAATATAATTTTTTAGATTAGAAGTATTTTTCCAATACTTCCTGTTAACATAAGAACCAGCTGAAACCCCAATTCCTAAGTAGTTTTCTAAATACCAGTAGTTGAGATTATGTTTTGATTCAAAACCCAAAAGAGCAAAGTTTGATATTTCGTAGTGTTTAAATCCTTGGCTTGTTAAAAATTCCTCAATAAAGTAGTACATGTTACTTAGTTTTTCTTCCTCAGGAAGCTTTAATTTTCCTTCTTTCATAAACTTGTAAAAAGGAGTTTCTTCGTATACAGTAAGAGCATAAAGAGATATATGTTTTATAGGAAAAGAAAGAGCTATTGATAGATCTTTTTCAAGCTCAAGTATAGTTTGCTTTGGAGCTCCATAAATGATATCTATCGAAACATTACTAAAAACTTTAAACACAATTTCGAGAGCTCTAAGGTTATCTATAGATTTCTGTCTTCTTCCAAGTTTCTTTAAAATATTATCAGAAAAACTTTGAACTCCAAGGCTTATTCTGTTTACCCCTAATTCCTTGAGATTACGTAAGTAGCAAAGATTTACATCTTCTGGATTTAATTCAACGGTAACTTCTGAAAACTGTCCAATTCGTGACAGTATCGAGTAAAAAAGGTTTGGCTTCAAAGTAGAAGGAGTTCCTCCTCCAAAATATACTGTTGGAAATTGAGTAAATTCTGGATTTCTAAGAGAGAACTCTGACAAAAGTGCCTTTTCATATTCTGATACAAAAGAAAAATCTTCAACAGAATAAAAATCACAATATGGACACTTTTTCCTGCAAAAAGGCACATGAACATAAAGAGACTTAAGAAGCTTTTTTTTCAAGCTCATCTATTTTGCACTTTAACTCGGGTTCTCTTAGTGTTTTGTAGGCTTCTTTATACCAGATGAGAGCTTTTTCCTCATTTCCCATATCTTCATAAACTTCTCCCAAGAGTTTTTTTAGTTTTGCTTTTTCATCTTCAGTAAGTTTTTCTGTATTTAAGATATCTACAAGGAAATCAAGAGCTTCTCTAAGATTTCCTTTCATCTTTAAAGTTGTTGCAAGAAGAATACTTGCTCTAAAAAACAAGTCTTCGTACATAAGAGCTTTTCTCGCATTCTCAATAGCTTTATCAAACTGTCCAAGTCCAAGCATTGCTTCAGCCATTGAAATGTACTTACTTCCATCTAATTCAAGATTCTTAACTTCTTTATCTATATCCTTGCTTTTTTCCTTTTCAAATTCTTCAATTTCATTAAAAGAGGATTGTATTTCAACAGGAACATCGATTGCTTGTTCTAATACTTCTAAAATATCCTCGGGATCTGGTAGAGTAGTTTCTTCTACTTTTAGGATATCTGAATATCCAGGATATTTTAAAGACACCACTGCAAGCAGCTTGTTATAGGCTTCTTTATCAAGAAATTTAAGTTTTTCCATAAACTCTAAGCCATTCTCTACTTCTCCTAACTCAAACTCTATCATGGCACTTAAGAAAAACTTAATCTTAGGATCAGAAATATTCTCAATGATTTGTTTGAGGAAACTTAACTTGTCTGCAGTTTTAAATACACTAATAAGATACTTAAGAAAATCAAAATCAGAACTATTATCAATGATTAGTTTAAGAACAACATCTTTTCTTCCATCTTCATTAACTACAACATCTAAAATTTGTTTATCTAAATTTGTTGTTCTCTTTATTTCTCTAGCTTTTAGAAAAGCTCTTAAAGCAGATTTATAGTTTTTGAGATTCATATACAGATTTCCAGCTAATATATAGTTAGTATAAGCATCTTCAGAATTTTCTTCAGCCTTTAAAATCTCAGCAAACTTTTCGAAAAAAAGAGGATGTAATTCTCCTTCAATAAAGTTTTCCAAAAGACTTTTTATAGTAGAAGTAGATTTTCCTGCATACAAAAAGCGCCAATAAGCTTCTTCAAGAGTCTTGAACGCTTCATAAAAAAGTCCCTTTTTTCGATAGACAGAAATGAGAAGTTTCAAAGCTCTAATCTCAAAAGGGTCTATTCTTAAAACTTTTTTCAGCATAGCAACAGCAACATCAAAGTATTCTTCTCTTATTTTTTCTTCAGTAAAGTTCAAAAGAACTTCTATTGCTTCTTTCTTTTTTCCAAGTTTAATAAGAGCATCACTATAAGAATTAACGATAGATATAGAATTTGGATATTTACTGATAAGAGCTTTTCCTAATTTAACTACTGTAACGTAGTCTTTACTCTCAATCGCATGGAAAAACTCTTCCTCTTCAGTCTTTTTTCTAAACCTATCAAAAAGTCCCAAACTACCTCCTTGCAAACAGTTCTTGATTACATTACATTTCCTTATAAATCATTAGCTTTCATGCAACTTGTCACTTCCACATCCTAAATATAAATTCATCCTAAAAGTCAAAAAAGGAGTTCTACCTTGCTCCTTACATTATCTATCTCCATTACCAAGAAAAGCATCTACAATAAACTGGAAAAAGCTTCAAAAACCTTCCAGCAGTTTAAAAACCTCCTTTATCTGTGTGCATTAGAATATCACAAAAACACAAAAGACATAAAAACCTTCCTCTCCAAAACATTCCTTGAAAAATTCGTTAAAGATAGAGAAAAGCTACCTTTTGAGAATGAAAATATAAGAAACTGGAAGAAAGAACTTGTTGTTTTGTGGACTGAAAAGATAGGTTCAGACACAGCAAAAGCTCTCGTTGGAGTTGTGGCAAAGGAGTTCAAAAGTATCCTAGAAAAGTGGAAAAAAGGAGAAAAAGCATCACTTCCAAAGCCAAGAAAGCTAAATACTCTTTACTCCTTTACTCTTGAAACAAATCCCAATATGGTTGTAGATAAAAGAAAACTTCAAGGAAAAAGAAATTCTAACCACATAGTAGTTAGAATTGGAAAAGATTTTGGAGCAGTTAAGTTTAAAGTTCCTGAAAGTTTAAAAATAAAACATATCAAAATAAACTGGTCAGCATCAGGAGAAGTAACTTATCTAACAAGCTATGAAGTTCCTAAAAGTGAAGTTATTCTAAACAAAGAGTTTTTCCTCTCAATTGACTTGGGAGTCAAGAATTTGATTTCTGCAGTTTCCAACAAAGAGGATTTACCGTCGTTTATCATCAATGGCAATCCCTTAAAAGCATTCAACCAATGGGTAAACAAGCTATCAACAAAACTCCAAAGTGAAGGAAAAGAATTAGAACACAAGAAACTCTGGAATTATAGGAAAAAGAGGATAGAACAGATATTTGGGATGGTATCAAACTTTATAGTTACTATCTGTTTAAAAGAAGGAATAGGAAGAGTAATCATTTCAGACTCTTTGACTAAAGAATACAAAAAAGAAGGGACAAAAGGAAAAAGATTCAATCAAGAGTTTAGACAAATACCACTTGGTAAGCTGATACAAAAACTAGAGTATAAATGCAAGTTAGCTGGAATAGAATTTTTGAAAGAACCAGAACCTTATACATCTCAAGTTTCTTCAATAACAGGTAACATAAAAGAAATAACAGGAAAGGACAAAAAAGAAATAACAGAAGAAGACGTGAAGAAACTAAAAATTACAGGTAAAAGGATAAAGAGAGGTCTTTTCAAAGACTTAAAACTCAACAAAGTTTTTAATGCAGACCTTAATGGAGCTTTAAATATTGCGATTAAGAAGCTCGGAAAAAGAGTCAGAGAAGGATTTTTAAAACTTTCAAACTGGATAGATAAGCTCAGTAGAGCTGTTAGGATAACTCTTTTTCCACATGAAAAGTATTCCCTGAGTCTCTTTAAGGAGATAAGGGATAGTAGTTCCTGCCTTGCAAAAGGTAGCGAAGGACATCTGTTAACGATAGCTAATGAATACTAACGAAAGCTATCGTTTTTCAGATGTCCAAAATATCAAGGTTAAGATATAATCAAAATTATTCAAACCAAACTAAAACTCTCTAGGAGATAAAACTTTAATGAAAAAAGCTTTTACTTTGTTAGAGCTTGTAATAGTTCTTTTAATAGTATCTTTAACTTTAACTATTACTCTTCCTACTTTTTTCAACATAGAAGCAACCTCCATGGAAAACTTTGAAAATAAACTAAAAACAGCAACAAATTCTGTCTTCAATCTTTCTAATCCTATTGAACTCTGTGCAGATTTTAAGGAAAACAGCATCAATGTGGGAAAGGAAAAAATACCCTTACCGAGGGGAAAAAAACTTAAGTACATGATATTACCAGGAAAGATAATTTCCTCAGAAAGTAGTTCTAAATTCTGTATTTCAAGCAAAGGATTAGAAACAGTAGGCTTTTTAGCAAAAGAAAGCACGAATAAGTACCTTTCTATCTTAGTATTTTTACCTTCTGGAGAAACCGAAATTAGATTTTTGTCTGAAGCAGAAGGTGAAACATTTAAAGACAAAGTTTCAAAGGGGAGGATAGTGGAGTGGTTCAACTATTACTGATATTAATACTTTTAGTAATAGTTCTCTCTTTTCTTTTTTCCGTAAAGCTTTTTTTCTTTCTAAAAGAGGTTCTTTTAAAAATTGAAGAAATGGAAGCAGAACTTATTAAAGCCGAAAGAAAATTAGCAAACTTAGATGAAAAAATTGCACAAGGTGAAGAAAAAATTAAATTTTTACAAAACCAATATAAAATATTTTTAGAAAGGTTTAGAGGAGAGAAACAATGAAAGATTTTATATCTATGGTAGATGCAGATAGACTATTTATAGAAAACATTATTTCCTTAAGTTCTTTCTTGAAGGAAAAACAGAAAAAA encodes:
- a CDS encoding glycine--tRNA ligase subunit alpha, encoding MTFQEIIFTLENYWASKGCIIASSYDVEQGAGTMHPFTFLKVLDKKPWNVAYVQPCRRPADGRYGENPNRLQHYFQFQVILKPSPENSQELYLGSLEALGIKLTEHDIRFVEDDWESPTLGAWGLGWEVWLDGMEITQFTYFQQAGGITLDPVSVEITYGLERIAMYIQEVDSVYDIVWTEGVKYGDLYKENEYQWSVYNFEKADVEMLFELFNMYEKESLRLVEEGLVLPAYDCCLKCSHIFNLLDARGAISVAERAAFIGRVRKLAGKCAKKYLELESEEVKSEGTEFTA
- a CDS encoding tetratricopeptide repeat protein, translated to MGLFDRFRKKTEEEEFFHAIESKDYVTVVKLGKALISKYPNSISIVNSYSDALIKLGKKKEAIEVLLNFTEEKIREEYFDVAVAMLKKVLRIDPFEIRALKLLISVYRKKGLFYEAFKTLEEAYWRFLYAGKSTSTIKSLLENFIEGELHPLFFEKFAEILKAEENSEDAYTNYILAGNLYMNLKNYKSALRAFLKAREIKRTTNLDKQILDVVVNEDGRKDVVLKLIIDNSSDFDFLKYLISVFKTADKLSFLKQIIENISDPKIKFFLSAMIEFELGEVENGLEFMEKLKFLDKEAYNKLLAVVSLKYPGYSDILKVEETTLPDPEDILEVLEQAIDVPVEIQSSFNEIEEFEKEKSKDIDKEVKNLELDGSKYISMAEAMLGLGQFDKAIENARKALMYEDLFFRASILLATTLKMKGNLREALDFLVDILNTEKLTEDEKAKLKKLLGEVYEDMGNEEKALIWYKEAYKTLREPELKCKIDELEKKAS
- the hemW gene encoding radical SAM family heme chaperone HemW is translated as MSLKKKLLKSLYVHVPFCRKKCPYCDFYSVEDFSFVSEYEKALLSEFSLRNPEFTQFPTVYFGGGTPSTLKPNLFYSILSRIGQFSEVTVELNPEDVNLCYLRNLKELGVNRISLGVQSFSDNILKKLGRRQKSIDNLRALEIVFKVFSNVSIDIIYGAPKQTILELEKDLSIALSFPIKHISLYALTVYEETPFYKFMKEGKLKLPEEEKLSNMYYFIEEFLTSQGFKHYEISNFALLGFESKHNLNYWYLENYLGIGVSAGSYVNRKYWKNTSNLKNYIKATLYRKELPEKEETIYSEKEEKELKLIMGLRLIEGVNLERIQLLDSFKKAIEKSNKIRILIEEEFLIFKEPILKLGKKGLFTSNAVISEVTSEIF
- the glyS gene encoding glycine--tRNA ligase subunit beta, with translation MKAQNLLLEIGCEELPASFIKPALDFLKTELSKRLEDAFLKPSEIETFGTPRRLILLAYDIPEVQPDREELLVGPSVKAAFDSEGNPTKAAIGFARSKGVAVEELIKVSNPLGKKGEYVAIKKLVKGKPAKEILALILPQLILSIPFKKSMRWGSKKVRFGRPIRWILAVYGREIVTFEVDGIKSSNISYGHRFLTPNGFEVENVNEFINGLEEKFVVADIEKRKSIILDVSETLAKKVGGELLKDEDLLEEVTNLVEYPYPILGSFDKEFLNLPKEVPIVVMKDHQKFFSVVDNDGNLKNYFIGISNIKPADESVIRKGYEKVLRARLKDALFFFNEDRKKTLEERVPQLNGIVFHEKLGTMFDKTKRLELLAPFVAESTGKGRVKEKVERAALLSKADLLTEMVNEFPELQGTMGKYYALLDGEDESVATAIEEQYFPRFSGDVVARGEVGISLSLSEKIDNLIGFFGVGIRPTGSADPYSLRRNAIGLIQTILENRIHLNLLPVFQKAKEIYEDLGLKLSESAPQEVLEFVKERFKVLLRERGFKIDTIEAILSITDDLYDALLRIEAIETLRKSEEFENVLVTLRRVVNIIPKGFEAVDFEPEGKYETELYEKFLLIKEKLSKLISSKNYREALLLIKELKPFVDAFFENVMVMDKDENVKNRRLSLLKTIANELLSIADFSKIAS
- the queC gene encoding 7-cyano-7-deazaguanine synthase QueC — its product is MSSAIVILSGGLDSTTALYWAKKNFNKVFAITFYYGQRHSLEVEMARIIAKKAKVEEHILFEVDISKFGGSALTDKNLEVPETQSIEEIKERGIPITYVPFRNGIFLSIAAAYAETKNTTNLVGGWNAVDYSGYPDCRPEFLAAMEEALNKGTKLGSEGKSWKIHAPLINLTKGEIIKLGLSLGADYSYSISCYRGTEVPCGKCDSCVLRAKGWMEVGKEDHLIERLKREGKV
- a CDS encoding prepilin-type N-terminal cleavage/methylation domain-containing protein, coding for MKKAFTLLELVIVLLIVSLTLTITLPTFFNIEATSMENFENKLKTATNSVFNLSNPIELCADFKENSINVGKEKIPLPRGKKLKYMILPGKIISSESSSKFCISSKGLETVGFLAKESTNKYLSILVFLPSGETEIRFLSEAEGETFKDKVSKGRIVEWFNYY
- a CDS encoding RNA-guided endonuclease InsQ/TnpB family protein, which encodes MLLTLSISITKKSIYNKLEKASKTFQQFKNLLYLCALEYHKNTKDIKTFLSKTFLEKFVKDREKLPFENENIRNWKKELVVLWTEKIGSDTAKALVGVVAKEFKSILEKWKKGEKASLPKPRKLNTLYSFTLETNPNMVVDKRKLQGKRNSNHIVVRIGKDFGAVKFKVPESLKIKHIKINWSASGEVTYLTSYEVPKSEVILNKEFFLSIDLGVKNLISAVSNKEDLPSFIINGNPLKAFNQWVNKLSTKLQSEGKELEHKKLWNYRKKRIEQIFGMVSNFIVTICLKEGIGRVIISDSLTKEYKKEGTKGKRFNQEFRQIPLGKLIQKLEYKCKLAGIEFLKEPEPYTSQVSSITGNIKEITGKDKKEITEEDVKKLKITGKRIKRGLFKDLKLNKVFNADLNGALNIAIKKLGKRVREGFLKLSNWIDKLSRAVRITLFPHEKYSLSLFKEIRDSSSCLAKGSEGHLLTIANEY